In Ferroplasma sp., a single window of DNA contains:
- a CDS encoding DUF362 domain-containing protein, translated as MEVKVKSEMDIDRGLCDYCGACVGMCPTDAINLDETVIAINEDKCIKCEFCVIGCPTGAISAEWFHAKL; from the coding sequence ATGGAAGTGAAGGTTAAGAGCGAGATGGACATAGACAGAGGACTTTGCGATTACTGTGGAGCCTGTGTTGGCATGTGTCCAACTGATGCGATTAATTTGGATGAAACAGTTATTGCCATAAATGAGGATAAGTGCATTAAGTGCGAATTTTGTGTTATAGGTTGCCCCACAGGAGCAATCTCAGCGGAGTGGTTCCATGCTAAATTATGA
- a CDS encoding asparagine synthetase A has protein sequence METLNQNDDYVKSEIERSMRHLADPKVQHAIKVQSYIRSYVTDFLREAGYTEIAPIIISPLTDPLNHPVYDPKIHAYGGDMWITQSMIFHKQIAVQELKKIFIMSPNVRLETEEKAGTGRHLYEFTQIDIEALEKSREEMMSLAEDMIIYTISRIKKEHSEELKYFHRTLPDYQKPFPVITFREAEEKYGKGFETKLSKDSTSPVWVIDIPLKEREFYDREYPDRPGILRDMDLIWPEGFEEASSGGEREYELSQILDRIHKKGQTEEQFKWFIELAREGIKLTTGFGIGIERFTRFVCGVAKIEDVTTFPKVPGRISL, from the coding sequence ATGGAAACATTGAATCAGAATGATGATTATGTGAAAAGTGAGATAGAAAGATCAATGAGGCACCTTGCCGACCCGAAAGTCCAGCATGCAATAAAGGTACAGAGCTATATACGGTCATATGTGACAGATTTCCTGCGGGAGGCAGGCTACACAGAGATTGCACCCATTATAATTTCACCGCTTACGGATCCGCTGAACCATCCGGTTTATGATCCGAAGATTCATGCCTACGGGGGCGACATGTGGATAACACAGAGCATGATTTTCCACAAGCAGATAGCCGTGCAGGAACTCAAGAAAATATTTATAATGTCCCCAAACGTAAGACTTGAAACCGAGGAAAAGGCCGGAACCGGGAGGCATCTTTATGAATTTACCCAGATTGACATAGAGGCACTAGAGAAATCCAGAGAAGAGATGATGTCCCTTGCAGAGGATATGATTATATACACAATATCAAGAATAAAGAAGGAACATTCAGAAGAGCTAAAGTATTTCCACAGGACGCTGCCTGATTACCAGAAGCCATTTCCCGTAATTACATTCAGGGAGGCTGAGGAAAAATATGGGAAAGGATTCGAAACAAAGCTATCAAAGGATTCCACATCCCCTGTATGGGTAATAGACATACCATTGAAGGAGAGAGAATTTTATGACAGGGAATACCCTGACAGGCCCGGCATTCTCAGGGATATGGATCTTATATGGCCTGAGGGGTTCGAGGAAGCGTCATCCGGGGGAGAAAGGGAATATGAACTTTCACAGATCCTTGACAGGATCCATAAGAAAGGCCAGACAGAGGAGCAGTTCAAATGGTTCATTGAACTGGCCCGGGAAGGAATTAAGCTCACAACAGGATTCGGGATAGGCATAGAGAGGTTTACCAGGTTTGTATGCGGTGTAGCAAAAATAGAGGATGTTACAACATTTCCGAAGGTACCCGGAAGGATATCTCTTTAA
- a CDS encoding signal recognition particle protein Srp54 codes for MVLDNLSDSLKNIMRKISGSSYIDKDTVKEVTKEIQRALLKADVNVKLVLKLSNTVQERALNEKPPAGMTSQDYIIRIIYEELLKILGTDADFELKPQTIMLVGLYGNGKTTTAGKLARLFQKKGLSTGLIAADVHRPGAYEQLSQIAKDVNAGFYGEKDEKNALKIVRNGIKNLDDYRIKIIDTSGRDSLDQDLIDEVREIKEKVNPDTVLFVIDATLGQQAGPQAQKLHDAVNINGVIITKMDGTGKAGGALSAVADIKSPVYFIGTGEHMDDIQIFNPKKFLSRLLGMGDIDSLMEVVEETNLTEEEAEASLDKLMSGKFDLKDMYDVWEKFAKPGLLKKFFGALPLAKMPGAGKLDDSQLEQADEKLRLYRVILDSMTYYELENPDELNAKRIKRIAAGSGQGEKNVRQLLKEYNAMKKNMKAIKKNRNFKKMLKTQFKGGNFSLDDLESQL; via the coding sequence ATGGTTCTCGATAACTTATCAGATTCATTAAAAAATATTATGCGTAAAATTTCAGGGTCAAGTTACATAGACAAGGATACAGTTAAGGAGGTAACAAAGGAGATTCAGAGGGCACTTCTAAAGGCAGATGTAAATGTTAAACTTGTCCTAAAGCTTTCAAATACTGTTCAGGAGAGGGCACTTAATGAGAAGCCGCCGGCTGGAATGACATCACAGGATTACATTATAAGGATAATATATGAAGAGCTACTTAAAATACTGGGCACAGATGCCGATTTTGAACTGAAACCGCAGACCATAATGCTCGTGGGTTTATACGGAAACGGTAAAACAACCACTGCAGGGAAGCTTGCGAGGCTGTTCCAGAAAAAAGGGCTTTCCACAGGATTGATAGCGGCTGATGTCCACAGGCCAGGTGCGTATGAGCAGCTGAGCCAGATAGCAAAGGATGTTAATGCCGGCTTCTACGGCGAAAAGGATGAGAAAAATGCCCTGAAGATAGTCAGGAATGGAATAAAGAATTTAGATGATTACAGGATAAAAATAATAGATACCAGCGGCCGTGATTCCCTGGACCAGGATTTAATAGATGAGGTCAGGGAGATCAAGGAGAAGGTAAATCCCGATACCGTATTATTTGTCATTGATGCAACACTGGGACAGCAGGCAGGCCCACAGGCACAGAAACTCCACGATGCAGTAAATATCAACGGTGTCATAATAACAAAAATGGATGGTACGGGAAAAGCAGGTGGCGCACTAAGTGCCGTGGCTGATATAAAATCCCCTGTTTATTTCATAGGTACCGGGGAGCACATGGATGACATACAGATATTTAACCCGAAAAAATTCCTTTCAAGGCTTCTAGGAATGGGAGATATAGATTCATTAATGGAGGTTGTTGAGGAAACAAACCTGACCGAGGAGGAAGCGGAGGCATCACTGGATAAGCTAATGTCCGGGAAATTTGACCTAAAGGATATGTACGATGTATGGGAAAAATTTGCAAAGCCCGGATTGCTGAAAAAATTCTTCGGCGCCCTTCCACTGGCAAAAATGCCCGGCGCCGGGAAACTGGATGATTCCCAGCTTGAACAGGCTGATGAGAAATTGCGTTTATACCGTGTAATACTTGATTCCATGACATATTATGAGCTGGAAAATCCCGATGAGCTTAATGCAAAGCGCATAAAGAGGATAGCAGCAGGTTCAGGGCAGGGAGAAAAGAATGTAAGGCAGTTATTAAAAGAATACAATGCCATGAAAAAGAATATGAAGGCAATAAAAAAGAACAGGAATTTCAAAAAAATGCTTAAAACCCAGTTCAAGGGAGGAAATTTCAGCCTCGATGATCTGGAATCACAGCTTTAA
- a CDS encoding digeranylgeranylglycerophospholipid reductase, whose protein sequence is MLNYDVLVIGAGPAGSSAARYSARYGLKTLMVEKRPDIGSPVRCGEGVSKAWMPEVDLKPEQHWISDEVKGARIYGPSEKKPIILGAESAGNEVGFVVERDKFDKHIATLAATEGADIWIKSPATSVIKEGNRVVGAKIRHNGEEVEVRAKMVIAADGFESEFSRWAGLKSPILKKNDIISALEYRMENVDSNEDFTDFYLGSIAPAGYLWVFPKGPHEANVGIGVTITRMKDRLDVKNYLDSWIKSHPGYSKGRIIQQISGGVSVNRVKDKMSLPGLLAIGDAARLIDPITGGGIANGMISGKFAAQVSKKAIEENDYSEQMMKNYDLMVKDKFERKHLRNWFAKEKLGTLSDETLDKLVDVISDVKMTNISVEEILKAVQMKYPELVSQLEDLI, encoded by the coding sequence ATGCTAAATTATGATGTTCTTGTAATAGGTGCAGGCCCTGCAGGAAGTTCTGCAGCAAGGTATTCTGCAAGATACGGTCTGAAGACCCTGATGGTAGAAAAGCGTCCCGATATAGGTTCTCCGGTAAGATGCGGGGAGGGTGTATCAAAGGCATGGATGCCTGAGGTAGACTTAAAACCTGAACAGCACTGGATATCTGATGAGGTAAAGGGTGCAAGAATCTATGGTCCTTCAGAGAAAAAGCCAATTATACTGGGAGCAGAAAGCGCAGGCAACGAGGTGGGCTTTGTCGTTGAGCGTGATAAATTTGATAAGCATATTGCAACACTTGCCGCCACAGAGGGTGCTGATATATGGATAAAATCACCCGCCACCTCAGTTATAAAGGAAGGGAACCGTGTTGTAGGTGCTAAGATAAGGCATAATGGAGAGGAAGTAGAGGTAAGGGCAAAGATGGTAATAGCTGCTGATGGCTTTGAAAGCGAATTTTCCAGATGGGCCGGCCTGAAATCTCCCATACTGAAGAAAAACGATATCATATCTGCACTGGAATACAGGATGGAAAATGTAGACTCAAACGAAGATTTTACAGATTTCTATCTCGGGTCAATAGCCCCGGCAGGTTATCTCTGGGTATTTCCAAAGGGGCCACATGAGGCTAATGTGGGAATAGGTGTAACCATAACAAGGATGAAGGATCGCCTTGACGTTAAAAACTATCTTGATTCATGGATAAAATCACATCCAGGATACAGCAAGGGGCGCATCATCCAGCAGATAAGCGGCGGAGTTTCTGTGAACAGGGTAAAGGATAAGATGAGCCTTCCTGGCCTCCTGGCCATAGGGGATGCAGCAAGGCTCATTGATCCTATAACTGGCGGAGGAATAGCCAACGGAATGATTTCCGGTAAATTCGCAGCCCAGGTTTCTAAAAAGGCCATAGAGGAGAACGACTATTCAGAACAGATGATGAAAAACTACGACCTTATGGTAAAGGACAAATTCGAGAGAAAGCATCTGAGAAACTGGTTTGCTAAGGAGAAACTGGGAACGCTGTCAGATGAAACACTGGACAAGCTTGTTGATGTTATATCCGACGTAAAAATGACAAACATCTCAGTTGAAGAAATATTAAAGGCAGTCCAGATGAAATATCCGGAACTTGTCTCACAGCTTGAAGATTTAATTTAA
- a CDS encoding Lrp/AsnC family transcriptional regulator — MLDNIDKKDMKIIEYLKEHGRDKISDISNSLEIPRATIFERMERLRKDGFIKKYTVDLNYEKLGYSVLAYIMIQYNPKSSIDQRSLCVNLSRMDNVISASIITGDWDIILLTAQKSMKDLSTFVLEKLRTMDGIEKSVTIPLFERIL; from the coding sequence ATGCTTGATAATATTGATAAAAAGGATATGAAAATAATAGAGTACCTGAAGGAGCACGGAAGGGATAAAATATCAGACATTTCCAATTCTCTGGAGATTCCCAGGGCAACAATATTCGAAAGAATGGAGAGGCTCAGGAAGGACGGGTTTATAAAAAAATATACTGTGGACCTGAACTATGAGAAGCTGGGCTACTCTGTCCTTGCATATATCATGATACAGTACAATCCAAAATCTTCCATAGACCAGAGGTCATTATGCGTCAACCTTTCAAGGATGGATAATGTGATCTCGGCATCCATAATTACCGGTGACTGGGATATTATTCTGTTAACTGCCCAGAAATCCATGAAGGATCTTTCTACCTTTGTGCTTGAAAAACTCAGGACAATGGACGGAATTGAAAAAAGCGTTACAATCCCATTATTCGAAAGGATATTATAA
- a CDS encoding AAA domain-containing protein, giving the protein MDINIDESITKWEKDVIDTSKNNRLLYFNSESFLKITTPSMLFLFDDLVNKDKKMGVHLTGDEENRRKDEIIFSRKDGLGKALSSMYYQANSALKEHGSNVLFISFGLLKWKDENAKTVETQLFFVPVTLSRKMYDDFTLESTEGDIFFNPVLREKLEQFGIKFDFAFDDNLNLSEAMRNFKLTVKDTRWSVSRNSYLGVVSFTNNNIYNDIKKNHDAIKKNDLTRALAGDFEVIKKLNEKMPKTVNYSIDTVMDADSSQISAVYAARSGASFILNGPPGTGKSQTISNIIADSMKNNRSVLFVSEKNAAIEVVKKRLQESGLGDFILSFHGNASKSEIIKSLYKSVENNQHVPRTLVPTDRYSGTLNDYVHAVHEKRGNLGRSVYDACMIELENSCQFSLKIGAGMIDITPEVLENIEFQISEFNDYLDIIENFDKMPVDLQLPRYRENPEKYYRGIDSIENGIDGIEEIREQIKNCTGVDVTSMKDAEKVYQLASVLNPDVTLEKEFLDAEFIQDAYELLESREKLIQEYKYMSDIFTKKRKKEFMNLDLDSLKKNLVENYSSGLKRLSSDYKKIVRDIMELTEDSSRKHYNEIIEDIDYAMKIREKEAALEAVEESMKSKNIDSEDVYDRIRYAKKIISNMPGETAVEAVTGMVSGNGDMDSVMEFKSLFESVSNGINSLSEILPSASSMTDKNLEEIREQIGGLSSLDVERYAKFMELYDSLKSSGIDISPAFNKELHNDSILHSFRHSFNHEFVSYYVRNDDNLKNFRASSHERLAGMFMDYDRKRIEINRINLVSELTDRRREILAKYPGASMIIKTENAKKRFQKPLKTLFGELRDVLPALKPCIMMSPNNVSAFLDSDFSFDLIIFDEASQLTPPDAVGSLIRSKQAIISGDTQQLPPTSFFENVNISKYEDDYVVLDNILDQFDAIGLAKIPLKWHYRSVDDRLIAFSNRYFYENSLETFPSAYVNSPDTGLEFFKIDGTYSRGKSRTNRAEANEVVRIIKEELLQTNSIGVVTLSEAQRSAIEETLSSYSRHDSVLAELINSDGIFVKNLENVQGDEKDVIILSTGYGKDDNGRLTMNFGPINSTGGEKRLNVAITRARKKFIVVSSMDPEDIRVPETAGRGPELLKQYLIYAKNHGSGSIIQKFRNDDAMINDIAAKLEAEGFATVKNVGYSMNNIALAVIDPEDDNHYILGIETDGRIYNSMKTASERERIRKTILSARGWNLYRIWSVDYMKNPEKVLHEIISNINRYKTEVKSAGREI; this is encoded by the coding sequence ATGGATATAAACATAGATGAAAGTATAACAAAATGGGAAAAAGATGTTATAGATACTTCAAAAAATAACCGCCTCCTATATTTCAATTCCGAGTCATTCCTGAAGATAACCACTCCATCCATGCTATTCCTCTTTGACGACCTTGTTAACAAGGATAAAAAAATGGGGGTGCACCTGACCGGAGATGAGGAAAACCGCAGGAAGGATGAAATAATATTTTCTAGAAAGGATGGACTGGGAAAGGCGCTGTCATCTATGTACTACCAGGCCAACAGTGCCCTGAAGGAGCACGGATCAAACGTTTTGTTCATTTCCTTTGGACTGCTGAAATGGAAGGATGAAAATGCGAAAACAGTGGAAACACAGCTTTTCTTTGTCCCTGTAACCCTGTCCAGGAAGATGTACGATGATTTTACCCTGGAATCAACGGAGGGAGATATATTTTTCAATCCTGTGCTGAGGGAAAAGCTGGAACAGTTCGGAATTAAATTTGACTTTGCCTTTGATGACAACCTGAATCTATCCGAGGCAATGAGGAATTTCAAGCTAACCGTAAAGGATACCAGGTGGAGTGTCAGCAGAAATTCCTATCTAGGTGTGGTTTCCTTTACAAACAACAATATATACAATGATATAAAGAAAAACCATGACGCCATAAAGAAAAATGACCTGACCAGGGCGCTGGCCGGAGATTTCGAGGTCATTAAAAAATTGAACGAGAAAATGCCTAAGACAGTTAACTATTCAATAGATACAGTCATGGATGCAGACTCCAGCCAGATAAGCGCGGTTTATGCTGCAAGGTCAGGTGCAAGCTTTATACTCAACGGTCCTCCAGGAACAGGGAAAAGCCAGACAATCTCTAACATTATAGCTGATTCAATGAAGAATAACAGGAGCGTTCTTTTCGTCAGTGAAAAAAATGCTGCAATAGAGGTTGTCAAAAAGCGCCTCCAGGAGTCCGGGCTGGGAGATTTTATCCTGAGCTTTCATGGAAATGCGTCAAAGAGCGAGATCATTAAATCACTGTACAAATCGGTAGAGAACAACCAGCATGTTCCCAGGACCCTTGTGCCCACGGACAGGTATTCAGGAACACTGAACGATTATGTACATGCTGTCCATGAAAAACGTGGAAACCTTGGAAGGAGCGTGTACGATGCATGCATGATTGAACTTGAAAACAGCTGCCAGTTTTCTCTTAAAATTGGTGCAGGCATGATTGATATTACCCCGGAAGTACTGGAAAACATAGAGTTTCAGATTTCAGAGTTCAACGATTACCTCGATATCATTGAAAATTTCGATAAAATGCCGGTTGATTTGCAGCTGCCCAGGTACAGGGAAAATCCCGAAAAATACTACCGCGGCATAGATTCCATAGAAAACGGAATAGATGGCATTGAGGAAATAAGGGAGCAGATAAAAAATTGTACCGGCGTGGACGTCACCTCAATGAAGGATGCGGAGAAGGTATACCAGCTGGCATCGGTGCTCAACCCGGATGTAACCCTTGAGAAAGAGTTCCTGGATGCAGAGTTTATCCAGGATGCCTATGAACTGCTGGAATCCCGGGAAAAACTTATTCAGGAATACAAATACATGTCTGATATCTTCACTAAAAAGAGGAAAAAAGAGTTTATGAATCTGGATCTTGATTCCCTGAAAAAGAATCTTGTTGAAAATTACAGCTCTGGCCTCAAAAGGCTATCATCGGATTATAAAAAGATAGTAAGGGATATAATGGAACTCACAGAGGACTCTTCCAGGAAGCATTATAACGAAATTATTGAAGACATTGATTACGCCATGAAGATAAGGGAGAAGGAAGCAGCCCTTGAAGCAGTGGAGGAATCCATGAAATCAAAGAACATAGACTCGGAGGATGTATATGACAGGATCAGGTATGCCAAAAAAATAATTTCAAATATGCCCGGAGAAACTGCAGTGGAGGCAGTAACCGGAATGGTATCAGGAAATGGGGATATGGATAGTGTAATGGAATTCAAATCACTCTTTGAATCTGTAAGCAATGGAATAAATTCCCTCTCTGAGATTCTTCCATCAGCCAGCAGCATGACTGATAAAAACCTGGAGGAAATCAGAGAACAGATAGGAGGGCTATCTTCCCTGGATGTTGAACGATATGCCAAATTCATGGAGCTCTACGATTCCCTTAAATCTTCTGGTATAGACATATCACCGGCCTTCAATAAGGAACTGCATAACGATTCTATACTTCACTCTTTCAGGCATAGTTTCAACCACGAATTTGTTTCATATTATGTAAGGAACGATGATAATCTAAAGAACTTCAGGGCCTCATCCCATGAAAGGCTGGCAGGGATGTTCATGGATTATGACAGGAAAAGGATAGAAATAAACAGGATCAACCTGGTAAGCGAATTAACAGACAGACGCAGGGAGATTCTGGCAAAGTATCCAGGTGCGTCAATGATAATAAAAACAGAAAATGCAAAGAAAAGATTTCAGAAGCCATTAAAAACTCTCTTCGGTGAGCTCAGGGATGTGCTTCCAGCACTGAAGCCATGCATAATGATGAGCCCGAATAATGTGAGTGCTTTCCTGGACAGTGATTTTTCCTTTGACCTCATTATATTTGATGAGGCCTCACAGCTGACTCCGCCCGATGCAGTTGGATCCCTTATAAGGTCAAAGCAGGCAATTATATCAGGGGATACGCAGCAGCTTCCTCCAACCAGCTTCTTTGAAAATGTAAATATATCAAAGTATGAGGATGATTATGTCGTACTGGATAACATACTTGATCAGTTTGACGCCATTGGGCTCGCTAAGATACCCCTGAAATGGCATTACAGGAGTGTTGATGACAGGCTGATTGCATTTTCCAACAGGTATTTCTATGAAAATTCTCTGGAAACATTCCCATCAGCATATGTAAATTCTCCAGATACGGGCCTGGAATTTTTCAAAATCGATGGCACCTACAGCAGGGGGAAGAGCAGAACCAACAGGGCAGAGGCAAATGAGGTTGTGAGGATAATAAAGGAAGAGCTGCTCCAGACAAATTCCATAGGTGTGGTAACCCTGAGCGAGGCACAGAGGTCTGCCATAGAGGAAACCCTTAGCTCCTATTCCAGGCATGATAGCGTTCTTGCGGAATTGATAAACAGTGATGGCATATTTGTAAAAAACCTTGAAAACGTGCAGGGGGATGAAAAAGACGTAATAATTTTGAGCACTGGATACGGAAAGGATGATAATGGCAGGCTGACAATGAATTTCGGGCCCATAAACAGTACCGGTGGTGAAAAAAGGCTGAATGTGGCAATAACCAGGGCAAGGAAAAAATTCATAGTTGTTTCATCAATGGACCCAGAGGACATAAGAGTTCCGGAAACTGCAGGCAGGGGGCCTGAGCTTCTAAAGCAGTATTTGATTTATGCCAAAAATCATGGATCAGGATCTATCATACAGAAATTCAGGAACGATGATGCAATGATAAATGATATCGCTGCCAAGCTTGAGGCTGAAGGTTTTGCCACAGTAAAAAATGTAGGGTATTCAATGAACAATATAGCCCTGGCTGTGATTGATCCGGAGGATGATAACCACTATATCCTTGGAATAGAAACAGATGGCAGGATCTATAATAGCATGAAAACTGCATCTGAACGTGAGAGGATAAGAAAAACTATCCTCTCTGCCAGGGGATGGAATCTTTACAGAATCTGGTCCGTGGACTACATGAAAAATCCGGAAAAAGTCCTTCATGAAATTATCAGCAATATCAACAGGTATAAAACAGAGGTAAAAAGCGCTGGGAGGGAGATTTGA
- a CDS encoding transcription factor S → MFCPKCGALMTPNKDKYVCNSCGFEVLKAGTADQKIISKSSDKEIIMVAKEVNAEPLDSDAVCPVCHHVGAYYLLKQTRSADEPETKFYTCESCGHRWREY, encoded by the coding sequence ATGTTTTGCCCAAAATGTGGGGCTTTGATGACTCCAAACAAAGATAAATATGTATGCAATAGCTGTGGTTTCGAAGTGTTGAAGGCGGGCACAGCTGACCAGAAAATCATTTCAAAAAGTTCTGATAAGGAAATTATAATGGTGGCAAAGGAAGTAAATGCCGAGCCACTGGACAGTGACGCAGTGTGCCCTGTATGCCATCATGTTGGCGCATATTATTTACTGAAGCAGACCAGATCCGCAGATGAGCCAGAGACGAAATTTTACACCTGCGAATCCTGCGGGCACAGGTGGAGGGAATACTGA
- a CDS encoding CoA-binding protein — translation MTVEEILKKYRDIAVVGISDKPDRYSYQVAKFLMDRGYNIIPVNPMLDQWMGKKAYRDIHSIDGNVDVVDIFRRPEFIGNIVMDSKGKAKVIWMQEGIVNEDAAKLANDMGMEVVMDKCMKKEYEKLNKK, via the coding sequence ATGACAGTAGAAGAAATTCTGAAAAAATACAGGGATATAGCAGTCGTTGGCATTTCAGACAAACCCGACAGGTATAGCTATCAGGTGGCAAAATTTCTGATGGACAGGGGTTACAATATAATTCCAGTCAATCCCATGCTGGATCAGTGGATGGGAAAAAAGGCTTACAGGGATATTCATTCAATAGATGGGAATGTTGACGTTGTTGACATATTCAGAAGGCCAGAATTCATTGGGAATATAGTCATGGATTCAAAGGGAAAGGCAAAGGTAATATGGATGCAGGAGGGGATAGTCAACGAAGATGCAGCAAAACTGGCAAATGACATGGGAATGGAAGTTGTAATGGATAAATGCATGAAAAAGGAATATGAAAAATTAAATAAAAAATAG
- a CDS encoding SDR family oxidoreductase, whose protein sequence is MQTNILITGVGHGIGSSLAYYLNKQGFHLFLASRGDTVESVAEKIGCHSWKADLNNYKECEKAVEVATEAMGSLDGVVNVAGNYFSTTEIEKYPEDTFQEALLNNARTFYNMARASVPVMKKQGFGAIIGFAAADNVLLNSNPGYAAGKGAVYSMIRELSRELIPYNITVNGIAPGFIEKDFIDQGVPQKLGTPGRYPPSGVNRAVEFLLLSELITGQIINVAGGHNMNIGSGIK, encoded by the coding sequence ATGCAGACAAATATTTTGATTACAGGGGTAGGCCATGGAATAGGCAGTTCCCTTGCCTATTACCTGAATAAACAGGGGTTCCATCTTTTCCTTGCATCCCGTGGTGATACAGTGGAATCCGTTGCCGAAAAGATCGGATGCCATTCGTGGAAGGCTGACCTTAATAATTATAAGGAATGTGAGAAAGCTGTGGAGGTTGCCACAGAGGCCATGGGAAGCCTGGATGGGGTGGTAAACGTTGCCGGGAATTATTTCTCCACCACGGAAATAGAGAAATATCCGGAGGATACATTTCAGGAGGCCCTGCTTAACAACGCAAGAACATTTTATAATATGGCAAGGGCATCTGTGCCAGTCATGAAAAAGCAGGGATTTGGCGCAATTATCGGATTTGCGGCCGCTGACAATGTGCTGCTTAATTCCAATCCAGGATACGCAGCAGGCAAGGGTGCAGTGTATTCAATGATAAGGGAACTTTCCCGGGAGCTCATACCCTATAACATTACCGTGAATGGAATAGCACCGGGATTCATAGAGAAAGATTTTATAGACCAGGGAGTGCCCCAGAAGCTGGGAACCCCAGGCAGATATCCTCCGTCAGGTGTTAACAGGGCTGTGGAATTCCTGTTGCTTTCTGAGTTGATAACAGGCCAGATTATAAATGTTGCAGGCGGGCATAATATGAATATAGGGAGTGGCATAAAATAG